The window AAGGTCCCGGTCTTCATCGCCGACTACGTGCTGATGGGCTACGGCACCGGCGCGATCATGGCCGTTCCGGCGCACGACGGCCGCGACTTCGAGTTCGCGCGCGCCTTCGAGCTGCCGATGCGCTGCGTCGTGCAGCCGTCGGACGAGCGCGGCACCGACCCGTCGACGTGGGACGACGCCTTCGTCTCGTACGACGCGAAGCTGGTCAACTCGACCGGTGAGGGCATCTCGCTGGACGGCCTGGGCGTCGTCGAGGCGAAGGCCGCGATCACCGACTGGCTGGCCGAGCGCGGCATCGGCGAGGGGACCGTCAACTTCCGGCTGCGCGACTGGCTGTTCAGCCGCCAGCGCTACTGGGGCGAGCCCTTCCCGATCGTCTACGACGAGGACGGCGTCGCACACTCGCTGCCCGCGTCGATGCTGCCGCTGGAGCTGCCGGAGGTCGAGGACTACTCGCCGCGCACCTTCGAGCCGGACGACGCGAACTCCAAGCCGGAGACCCCGCTGTCGCGCAAGGCGGACTGGGTCGAGGTCGAGCTGGACCTGGGCCGCGGCGAGGGCGTCAAGCGCTACCGGCGCGAGACCAACACGATGCCGAACTGGGCCGGTTCCTGCTGGTACGAGCTGCGCTACCTGGACCCGACCAACTCCGAGGCGCTGGTCGACCCGGCGATCGAGCAGTACTGGATGGGCCCGCGCGAGGGTCAGCCGCACGGCGGTGTCGACCTGTACGTGGGCGGCGCGGAGCACGCGGTGCTGCACCTGCTGTACGCGCGCTTCTGGTCGAAGGTGCTGTTCGACCTGGGTCACGTCTCGTCCGTCGAGCCGTTCCACAAGCTGTTCAACCAGGGCATGATCCAGGCGTACGTCTACCGCGACGAGCGCGGCTTCCCGGTCTCGGCCACGGAGGTCGAGGAGCGGGACGGCAAGTTCTTCTTCGAGGGCGAGCCGGTCAAGCGCGAGCTGGGCAAGATGGGCAAGTCCCTGAAGAACGCCGTCACGCCGGACGAGATCTGCGAGGAGTACGGCGCGGACACGCTGCGCCTGTACGAGATGGCGATGGGTCCGCTGGACGTCTCCCGTCCGTGGGACACGCGGGCCGTGGTGGGCCAGTACCGCCTGCTGCAGCGGCTGTGGCGCAACATCGTCGACGAGGAGACGGGCGCCGTCACCGTCGTCGACGGGGAGCCCGCCGAGGACACGCTGCGCGCGCTGCACAAGGCGATCGACGGGGCCGGCGCGGACCTGGCGGGGCTGCGGTTCAACACCGCCATCGCCAAGATCACCGAGCTGAACAACGCCCTGACGAAGGCGGGCCGGCCGCTGGAGCGCTCGGTCGCCGAGCGCCTGGTGCTGCTGGTCGCCCCGCTGGCCCCGCACATCGCGGAGGAGCTGTGGCACCGCCTGGGCCACAGCGACTCGGTGGTCCACCAGGACTTCCCGGTCGCCGACCCGGCGTACGTCGTGGACGAGAGCGTGACGTGCGTGGTGCAGGTCAAGGGCAAGGTCAAGGCGCGGCTGGAGGTGTCGCCGACGATCACGGAGGCGGAGCTGGAGCAGCTGGCCGTGACCGACGAGGGTGTCGTGGCGGCGCTGGGCGGCGCGGAGATCCGCAAGGTGATCGTGCGCGCGCCGAAGCTGGTGAACATCGTCATCTGATGATCCCGCCCCCGTATGGGGGAGATCCCGTACGGGCAGGTTGGGGGTTCGAATGGAACCCCTGGCCTGCCCGGGGCGTTTACGGTGGAGGGGACGGAAAACGGCTGGCGGGGACTGGGGAAGGGACACTCATGGAGGCCGCGCTGATCATCTTCGCGCTGATGGTTCTTTTCGCCTTCCTCGGCTTGGGCGCGTACGCGACCGTCAAGGTGGTGCAGGCGACCAAGCGCGGGGTGGACCGCACGATCACGCAGGCTCGGCGGACCGTGGAGGACACCACCCTGCGCGCCAAGAGCTTCGGGCAGGTCGGGGTCGCGGGCGCGCTGGCGCAGCTGCGGCTGGACCTGCGGACGTCCATGCGGTCCACGCAGCAGGCGCTGCACGACGGCGTCCGGGTGGACGCCTCGCTGAGGGAGTCGATCGCACTGTTCGAGCGGCTGAGCGCGCACGGACACGAGCTGGACGACGAGCTGAAGCGGCTGGAGCAGGATCCGGACCGCCAGCGGATCGCGGACAGCCTGCCCGACCTGCGCGAGCGGACGGCCAAGATCACGCAGGCCTCCGAGTCGCTGCGGTGGGCCGCGCGCGACCGCGCGCGGCGCTTCGCGGAGGACGACCTGTCCACCCTGTCGGCCCAGATCGAGGTTGAGTCGGACGCGCTGCGGGACTGGTCGCGGGAGTCGGTGGACCACCTGGCGGCGGCGGCCGCGGAATGGGACGCGGTGCAGGCTCGGGCACAGGCCTCCGGGGACGCTCAGGGGAATGCCGAGGGGAATGCTCAGGGGCAGTCCTCCGGACAGTCTTCGGCCGCGGGCGGGTGGGGCGCGGAACAGCAGCAGCCGGCCCTGAACCCGGCCGCCCCGGCGCCCCAGTACCCGTGGCAGAAGACGCGCCGGCCGGAGAGCACGACCTGAGGTGCGGCGGGGCGACCTGAGGTGCGGCGGGGCGACCCGAGGTGCGGCGCGGCGGGCGAGGCAGAGCGGGGCGCGGGAGGGCGCGCGGTACGGCGAGTGAGGCCCGCGGGCAGGGCGTACCTCTGCGTGCCTCCTGAGAGCCGCCTGTGTGCCTCCTGGGTGCTTCTTGCGCGGCGCGGCGAGGCGGTTCGGGCAGGCGAGGGGCCGTCGGCGGGTGCTTCGGCGCGGGCGGCCGACACGCCCGTGCCGTAGGCTCTGGCCGCTGTCCGGGGCCGTGCCGACCGGCAGGACGGGGCCCAGGCTGCCGTCCTGCCCCCACTGGCGGTAACCTCCGGCTCATGTCCCGCCATGTCGCCATCGTCACCGATTCCACGGCCTACCTGCCCCAACCGGCCATGGCGCGGCACGGAATCACCTCCGTCCCGCTCACCGTGGTGCTCGGAGGCGAGGCGCTCGAAGAAGGCACCGAGATCTCGGCGCGCAGCCTGGCCCTGGCCCTGCAGAAGCGTCGCTCGGTCACCACCTCGCGCCCCAGCCCGGAGGAGTTCGTCCAGGCCTACCGCGCGGCCGCGGACGCCGGGGCGACCGGCATCGTGAGCCTGCACCTGTCCGCCGAGTTCTCCGGCACCTACGACGCCGCCGTGGTGGCCGCCAGGACCGCGCCCGTGCCCGTCCGCGTCGTGGACACCGGAATGGTGGCGATGGCCCTCGGCTTCTGCGCGCTCGCCGCCGCCGAGGTGGCGGAGGCGGGCGGTTCCGTGGACGAGGCGGTGGCGGCCGCGGAGAAGCGGGCGGCGGACATGTCCGCGTACTTCTACGTCGACACCCTCGACTACCTCCGCCGCGGCGGCCGGATCGGGGCGGCGCAGGCCCTCCTCGGCTCGGCCCTGGCGGTGAAGCCCCTCCTGACGCTGGACGGCGGGCGGATCGAGATGCTGGAGAAGGTGCGTACGGCCTCCAAGGCCATCGCCCGCCTGGAGGAGCTGGCCGTCGAGCGCGCCGGTTCCGCGCCGGTCGACGTGGCGGTGCATCACCTGGCGGCCCCGGAGCGGGCCGAGAAGCTCGCCCAGCGGCTTCGCGAGCGCATCCCCGGCCTGGTCGAACTGCACGTCAGCGAGGTCGGCGCGGTGATCGGCGCACACACCGGGCCGGGACTGCTGGCGGCGGTCGTCTCGCCCCGGTGATCACCGGAACGAGTGGCGCGGTTATCCACAACGGGGTTGTTGTCCACCGGAATTGAAGGCTCCGAACGGCGTTCGGGATCGGCCCCTACGGTCGTGACATGACTCTTCGCACGCGTACTTCGCATCCGTCGGGCGCCACCAGCGGCCCGGGCCGCCCCCGTCTCTCCGACAGCCGTCTTTCCGACAGCCGTCTCCGCCACCGACGTGCCCGCCGGGCCGCCGTACCGGCCCATCCGGATCCGGGCGCGGTCCGCCGCCGCGCCGAAGCCCTGCTGGGCGGCAGCAGCCCGCCATCGGATCCTGCAGGGCCGGATCCTGCAGGGCCGGATCCTGCTCGGCCGGAGGATGATCCGAGCCCGGAGCCGGACCCCTGGACCCTGGCTGAGCCGGACCCTCGGCCCTCGGCTGAGGCGGATCCCCGGACCCCGCCTGACGGGGAGGTCCGGTCCCGGCCCGAGCGGGATCCCGAGGCGGATGTCCGCATCCCCCAGGGGGCGGAGGCTCGGGGTCTGTCCGGGGCGGATGTCCGGACGCCGCGCGATGAGGTCGCCGGGCTGTCTTCCGGGGCCGTGCGGAGGCTGGCCGTGCGGGAGCGGCTGCCGGTGTGGTTGCAGGCGCGCTGTGGGGTGGAGCCGCGGACGGTGGTCGCCGTCGGGGTGGTGCTGGTCGTCGCCGTCGGCTTCGCCGGGCAGCAGTACTGGTCGGCCCGGCCGCGGGCGGTGAGCGTCCCCGCAGTGGTCGCCCCGGGGGCCGTGCCGGCCGCGGCCACGGCGCCGGCCGCGGGAGGGGGCGCCGGTGGCGCCCCGCGGATCGTCGTCGACATCAGCGGCAAGGTCCGGGATCCCGGCGTGCGGCGGCTGCCCGCCGGCTCGCGGGTGGAGGACGCGCTGGCCGCCGCCGGGGGAGTGCGCCCGGGCACGGACACCAGCGGGCTCAACCGGGCGCGTGTGCTGGTGGACGGAGAACAGGTGCTGGTCGGCGCCCCGGCGCAGCCACCACCGGGCGGGGCCGCCGGAGGCCCGAGTCCGGGCCCGCTCAGTCTGGGCTCGGCCACGGTCGCGCAGTTGGACGGCCTTCCCGGGGTCGGGCCCGTGCTGGCGCAGCACATCGTCGACTTCCGCACCGCCCGCGGCGGGTTTCGTTCCGTGGACGAGCTCCGCCAGGTCAACGGCATCGGGGAGCGGCGCTTCGCCGACCTGCGGACGCTGGTGCGGCCGTGAACCGCCCCGAGGGCCCGGGCCCGGTGGATCTGCGCCTCGCGGTACCGGCCGTGGCCGCCTGGGCGGCCGCCGCGCTCGCCCTGGACG of the Streptomyces sp. NBC_01294 genome contains:
- the leuS gene encoding leucine--tRNA ligase, yielding MSETNTPAPEAAEAHRYTAAMAADIEARWQDVWDAQGTYEAPNPSGDLAGTDPVQAAAVVARPKKFIMDMFPYPSGAGLHVGHPLGYIATDVYARHQRMTGHNVLHTLGFDAFGLPAEQYAVQTGTHPRVSTEANIENMKVQLRRLGLGHDKRRSFATIDPDYYKWTQWIFLQIYNSWYDADAQKARPIAELVAAFEDGSREVPGGRDWAALTAGERADVLNEYRLAYSSDAPVNWCPGLGTVLANEEVTADGRSERGNFPVFKSKLSQWNMRITAYADRLLDDLDALDWPEAIKLQQRNWIGRSEGARVDFALGDEAITVFTTRPDTLFGATYMVLAPEHPLVEKFIPAAWPEGTHDVWTGGHATPAEAVTAYRKQAASKSDVERQAEAKDKTGVFTGEYAVNPVSGDKVPVFIADYVLMGYGTGAIMAVPAHDGRDFEFARAFELPMRCVVQPSDERGTDPSTWDDAFVSYDAKLVNSTGEGISLDGLGVVEAKAAITDWLAERGIGEGTVNFRLRDWLFSRQRYWGEPFPIVYDEDGVAHSLPASMLPLELPEVEDYSPRTFEPDDANSKPETPLSRKADWVEVELDLGRGEGVKRYRRETNTMPNWAGSCWYELRYLDPTNSEALVDPAIEQYWMGPREGQPHGGVDLYVGGAEHAVLHLLYARFWSKVLFDLGHVSSVEPFHKLFNQGMIQAYVYRDERGFPVSATEVEERDGKFFFEGEPVKRELGKMGKSLKNAVTPDEICEEYGADTLRLYEMAMGPLDVSRPWDTRAVVGQYRLLQRLWRNIVDEETGAVTVVDGEPAEDTLRALHKAIDGAGADLAGLRFNTAIAKITELNNALTKAGRPLERSVAERLVLLVAPLAPHIAEELWHRLGHSDSVVHQDFPVADPAYVVDESVTCVVQVKGKVKARLEVSPTITEAELEQLAVTDEGVVAALGGAEIRKVIVRAPKLVNIVI
- a CDS encoding DegV family protein — translated: MSRHVAIVTDSTAYLPQPAMARHGITSVPLTVVLGGEALEEGTEISARSLALALQKRRSVTTSRPSPEEFVQAYRAAADAGATGIVSLHLSAEFSGTYDAAVVAARTAPVPVRVVDTGMVAMALGFCALAAAEVAEAGGSVDEAVAAAEKRAADMSAYFYVDTLDYLRRGGRIGAAQALLGSALAVKPLLTLDGGRIEMLEKVRTASKAIARLEELAVERAGSAPVDVAVHHLAAPERAEKLAQRLRERIPGLVELHVSEVGAVIGAHTGPGLLAAVVSPR
- a CDS encoding ComEA family DNA-binding protein yields the protein MEPRTVVAVGVVLVVAVGFAGQQYWSARPRAVSVPAVVAPGAVPAAATAPAAGGGAGGAPRIVVDISGKVRDPGVRRLPAGSRVEDALAAAGGVRPGTDTSGLNRARVLVDGEQVLVGAPAQPPPGGAAGGPSPGPLSLGSATVAQLDGLPGVGPVLAQHIVDFRTARGGFRSVDELRQVNGIGERRFADLRTLVRP